From one Culex quinquefasciatus strain JHB chromosome 3, VPISU_Cqui_1.0_pri_paternal, whole genome shotgun sequence genomic stretch:
- the LOC6043931 gene encoding retinol dehydrogenase 12, which translates to MAQKNDDMFMITSICLAAAILIFAFVYFVRKFFQGGQFKNKDIRLDAKVVIITGANSGIGKEAAIECAKRGARVYMGCRDPNRMEKARQEILDKSGSQNVFGLDLDLASFESIRKFVQTFLSMERRLHVLINNAGVMACPKDYTREGFELHFGTNHLGHFLLTNLLLDVMKRTTPCGRIVTVSSFAYKWGNINKDDINSEKDYHEWEAYTQSKLCNILFTRHLVRKLRGTKITTYCLNPGTINTELTRYLNRCMMIAAKPFLWVFFKSPKSGAQTTLYCAMEPTLAGETGKYYSDCKLKELEPHAKDDAMAEWLWNISEKLTGLNHHHHHHR; encoded by the exons AAAATTCTTCCAAGGAGGCCAGTTCAAGAACAAAGACATCCGACTAGACGCCAAGGTGGTCATCATCACCGGTGCCAACTCGGGCATCGGCAAGGAAGCAGCAATA GAATGCGCGAAACGAGGTGCCCGCGTCTACATGGGCTGCCGAGATCCCAACCGGATGGAGAAGGCCCGCCAGGAGATCCTGGACAAGTCCGGTAGTCAAAATGTGTTCGGGTTGGACCTGGACTTAGCGTCGTTTGAGTCAATTAGAAAATTTGTGCAAAC atttttaagcaTGGAGCGAAGATTGCACGTGCTCATCAACAATGCAGGTGTTATGGCCTGCCCTAAGGATTACACCCGGGAGGGATTTGAACTGCACTTTGGCACTAATCATTTGGGGCATTTCCTGCTGACGAATCTACTGCTGGATGTGATGAAGAGGACTACCCCCTGTGGGAGGATCGTGACGGTGTCCAGTTTTGCGTACAAGTGGGGTAACATCAACAAAGATGACATCAACAGTGAGAAGGACTACCACGAATGGGAAGCGTACACCCAGAGCAAATTGTGCAACATCTTGTTCACAAGACATCTGGTCCGGAAGTTGCGAGGGACCAAGATCACCACGTACTGTTTGAATCCGGGGACGATCAACACCGAACTGACCCGGTATTTGAACCGTTGTATGAT GATCGCAGCGAAACCATTCCTGTGGGTTTTCTTCAAATCGCCCAAATCCGGTGCCCAGACGACACTGTACTGCGCCATGGAACCCACCCTGGCCGGAGAAACCGGGAAGTATTACAGTGACTGTAAGCTCAAGGAGCTGGAACCACACGCCAAGGATGATGCAATGGCCGAGTGGTTGTGGAACATCAGCGAAAAGCTGACGGGACTgaatcatcatcaccatcatcaccGGTGA